A region of Ignatzschineria larvae DSM 13226 DNA encodes the following proteins:
- a CDS encoding carbonic anhydrase family protein — protein sequence MRLHNIEDQKSLTPKLALTFLKEGNQRFVANLKAHSNLLEQVNETKAGQFPFAIILSCIDSRTSAELIFDQGLGDIFSARIAGNVLNEDIIGSMEFACKLAGSKLIVVLGHSHCGAITGACHGTELGHLTNLLAKVKPSIEYVQKHHQHLDIRSKEAVDQVAFHNVEHTISHTLEKSAVLKEMYEAGDIGIVGAFYKVETGEVDFIQELFVEK from the coding sequence ATGAGACTCCATAATATAGAAGATCAGAAATCCTTAACCCCGAAATTAGCGCTTACTTTTCTTAAAGAGGGAAATCAACGCTTTGTCGCTAACCTCAAAGCGCATAGTAATCTACTTGAGCAAGTGAATGAGACAAAAGCAGGGCAATTTCCATTTGCGATTATTTTAAGTTGCATCGATAGTCGTACTTCTGCTGAATTGATCTTCGATCAAGGTTTAGGGGATATCTTTAGTGCTCGAATTGCCGGCAATGTGTTGAATGAAGATATTATCGGCTCAATGGAATTTGCTTGTAAGCTCGCAGGTTCAAAATTAATCGTGGTATTAGGGCATAGCCATTGCGGTGCGATTACCGGCGCTTGTCATGGTACGGAGCTTGGACATTTAACGAATCTTCTAGCTAAGGTTAAACCGTCTATTGAATATGTACAGAAACATCATCAACATCTCGATATTCGTTCGAAAGAAGCTGTCGATCAAGTGGCCTTTCATAATGTTGAACATACCATTTCTCATACATTAGAGAAAAGTGCTGTTCTCAAAGAGATGTATGAAGCGGGAGATATCGGAATTGTCGGGGCTTTCTACAAAGTTGAAACCGGAGAAGTCGATTTTATTCAAGAGCTATTTGTGGAGAAATAG
- the leuD gene encoding 3-isopropylmalate dehydratase small subunit, producing the protein MQPFVTHTGIVVPLDRANIDTDAIIPKQFLTSIYKTGFGPNLFDEWRYLDLGAPGMDNSKRPLNMEFSLNQPQYKEATILLARENFGCGSSREHAVWALTDYGFRAVISSSYSDIFYNNCFKNGFLPIRLTPEQIETLFQLTAQYDDLEIAIDLPNQSVTAVRKGEVLTDSFIFEIDEFRKHCLIQGFDDISLTLEHADEIRAYEAKRAERAPWIFKD; encoded by the coding sequence ATGCAACCATTTGTAACTCATACCGGCATCGTTGTTCCTCTCGATCGAGCCAATATTGATACCGATGCCATTATTCCTAAACAATTTTTAACGAGTATTTATAAAACAGGATTTGGTCCTAATCTCTTTGATGAGTGGCGTTATTTAGATCTCGGTGCTCCAGGAATGGATAACAGCAAGCGTCCTCTTAATATGGAATTTTCACTCAATCAGCCACAATATAAAGAAGCCACCATTCTACTCGCCCGAGAAAATTTTGGCTGTGGCTCTTCCCGGGAACATGCTGTTTGGGCATTAACCGATTATGGATTTCGGGCAGTGATTAGCTCTAGCTATTCAGATATTTTCTATAATAACTGCTTCAAAAATGGTTTTCTTCCCATTCGTTTAACACCAGAACAGATCGAAACTTTATTCCAACTGACTGCACAATATGATGATCTTGAGATTGCAATTGATCTACCTAATCAAAGTGTGACCGCAGTACGCAAGGGTGAAGTATTAACAGATTCATTTATCTTCGAAATTGATGAATTCCGTAAACATTGCCTTATTCAAGGATTTGACGATATCAGCTTAACCTTAGAACACGCTGATGAAATCCGTGCTTATGAAGCCAAACGAGCAGAAAGAGCACCTTGGATATTTAAGGATTAA
- the alaS gene encoding alanine--tRNA ligase, with protein sequence MKTNEIRRKFIDFFVSKGHREVASSSLLPANDPTLLFTNAGMNQFKDCFLGLEKRDYKTATTAQKCVRAGGKHNDLENVGFTARHHTFFEMLGNFSFGDYFKEKAITYAWELLTTVYNLPAEKLLVTVYHTDDEAFDIWNKVIGVPAEKIIRIGDKADGGSDNFWQMGDTGPCGPCSEIFYDHGDHIWGGPPGSAEEDGDRFIEIWNLVFMQFNRDEEGTLHPLPNPSIDTGMGLERISAILQKVHSNYEIDLFVNLIQASADAVGIKDLNNNSLKVLSDHIRSVSFLIADGILPSNEGRGYVLRRIIRRAIRHGYKLGQKDLFFYKIVPALVKEMGEAYPQLVEKQDFIIETIKEEEKRFSTTLENGLKLLEADIANLKSKEIQGETIFKLYDTYGFPVDLTNDIAREQDLTLDMAGFERCMEEQRERARAASNFGAEKLLKIDHLTQTAFKGYEQADSDAEIHAILVGGEEVDQIHNGDEAMIVLTETPFYGESGGQVGDTGTIKGDGFTFLVKDTKKQQDIFLHIGVVTEGSISKSAKVTAEIDNSRRNLIRKNHSATHLLHKALQTLLGSHIEQKGSLVTDERLRFDFSHNKPVSFAELQNVERMVNEAIRQNDPILIEEMAIDDAKAKGAMALFGEKYGAQVRVVEMGGSIELCGGTHVAATGDIGLFKITQETGIAAGVRRIEAVTGGQAVEIMLEESATLHHLGATLKTDSAHITSRVEQALDESKSLRKELAQLQSKLVFANRGPILGKAEVINDVKVILAKVDGADSRSLRELCDNLQAETQGITLLMSEVDGRVAIVAGVDKALTGTIKAGELLNIAATIVGGKGGGRPDSATGAGSNPQEIPQAFKAADSWIKEKLA encoded by the coding sequence ATGAAGACTAACGAAATACGCCGTAAATTTATCGACTTCTTTGTCAGTAAAGGACATCGAGAAGTTGCTTCTAGTTCTCTACTCCCTGCGAATGATCCGACGCTCCTCTTTACCAATGCCGGTATGAATCAATTTAAAGATTGTTTCCTCGGTTTAGAGAAACGGGATTATAAGACCGCAACCACTGCACAAAAATGTGTCCGTGCAGGCGGTAAGCATAATGACCTCGAAAATGTAGGTTTTACCGCACGTCATCATACTTTTTTTGAGATGCTTGGAAACTTCAGCTTTGGGGATTACTTCAAAGAGAAAGCGATCACTTATGCTTGGGAATTGTTAACAACGGTTTACAATCTACCCGCAGAAAAGCTCCTCGTAACGGTTTATCATACCGATGATGAAGCTTTTGATATTTGGAATAAAGTGATTGGCGTTCCGGCAGAGAAGATTATCCGCATTGGCGATAAAGCCGATGGCGGATCTGATAACTTCTGGCAAATGGGCGATACAGGGCCTTGTGGACCTTGCTCTGAAATTTTCTACGATCATGGCGATCATATCTGGGGCGGCCCTCCGGGATCTGCAGAAGAAGATGGCGATCGCTTTATTGAGATCTGGAATCTTGTCTTCATGCAATTTAATCGAGATGAAGAAGGTACCTTGCATCCATTACCGAATCCATCAATCGATACAGGAATGGGATTAGAGCGTATTTCAGCGATTCTTCAAAAAGTGCATAGTAATTATGAGATCGATCTCTTTGTGAACTTAATTCAAGCCTCTGCTGATGCAGTAGGTATCAAAGATTTAAATAATAATTCACTAAAGGTTTTGAGCGATCATATTCGTTCGGTCTCTTTCTTAATTGCCGATGGCATTTTACCCTCTAATGAGGGTCGAGGCTATGTGCTCCGCCGTATTATTCGCCGAGCGATTCGTCATGGTTATAAGTTAGGCCAAAAAGATCTTTTCTTCTACAAAATTGTACCGGCACTTGTGAAAGAGATGGGGGAAGCCTATCCACAATTAGTCGAGAAACAAGATTTCATTATCGAAACCATCAAAGAAGAAGAGAAACGCTTCTCTACTACACTTGAAAATGGTCTTAAATTATTAGAAGCAGATATTGCGAACCTCAAATCTAAAGAGATTCAAGGCGAAACCATTTTCAAACTCTATGATACTTACGGTTTCCCTGTCGATTTGACCAATGATATTGCACGAGAGCAAGATTTAACGCTCGACATGGCAGGCTTTGAACGCTGTATGGAAGAACAGAGAGAGCGTGCTCGTGCGGCAAGTAACTTTGGTGCAGAAAAACTCCTTAAAATCGATCATCTTACCCAAACAGCATTTAAAGGCTATGAACAAGCAGATAGCGATGCTGAGATTCATGCCATTTTAGTGGGTGGTGAAGAAGTGGATCAGATTCATAATGGTGATGAAGCGATGATTGTCTTAACTGAAACCCCATTTTATGGTGAATCTGGGGGACAAGTGGGCGATACCGGGACTATTAAAGGCGATGGCTTCACGTTCTTAGTGAAAGATACAAAAAAACAGCAAGATATCTTCCTTCATATCGGTGTTGTTACCGAAGGATCAATCTCAAAATCTGCCAAAGTAACGGCAGAAATTGATAATAGTCGCCGTAATTTGATTCGTAAAAATCACTCGGCAACGCATTTATTACATAAAGCATTACAAACATTGCTCGGTAGCCATATTGAACAGAAAGGTTCGTTAGTGACGGATGAGCGTCTACGTTTTGACTTCTCTCACAATAAACCTGTAAGCTTTGCTGAACTGCAAAATGTTGAGCGGATGGTGAATGAAGCAATTCGTCAAAATGACCCTATTCTGATTGAAGAGATGGCGATTGATGATGCAAAAGCGAAAGGCGCGATGGCACTTTTCGGTGAAAAATATGGCGCTCAAGTTCGTGTGGTTGAAATGGGTGGATCGATTGAGCTTTGTGGCGGGACTCATGTGGCAGCAACCGGTGACATCGGCCTCTTCAAAATTACCCAAGAAACCGGGATCGCGGCAGGTGTTCGCCGTATTGAAGCAGTGACTGGCGGGCAAGCAGTGGAAATTATGCTTGAAGAGAGCGCAACACTTCATCATTTAGGTGCGACACTTAAAACAGATAGTGCCCATATTACAAGCCGCGTTGAACAAGCACTTGATGAGAGTAAATCACTTCGTAAAGAGCTTGCACAATTGCAATCGAAACTCGTATTTGCAAATCGTGGGCCGATTTTAGGAAAAGCGGAGGTGATTAATGATGTCAAAGTGATCCTTGCAAAAGTCGATGGCGCTGATAGTCGTTCACTGCGTGAGCTTTGTGACAATCTTCAAGCAGAAACACAAGGCATTACTCTACTCATGAGTGAAGTCGATGGACGTGTTGCGATTGTTGCCGGCGTTGATAAAGCTTTAACCGGTACAATCAAAGCAGGCGAATTACTCAATATTGCAGCGACTATTGTTGGCGGTAAAGGCGGCGGTCGCCCAGATTCAGCGACAGGTGCCGGCAGTAATCCACAAGAAATTCCGCAAGCCTTTAAAGCTGCGGATAGCTGGATTAAAGAGAAACTCGCTTAA